DNA sequence from the Bacteroidota bacterium genome:
TTGGCAAATTCGCGTTCAAGCCGGTAGATTCTCTGCGGAATCGCATTTGTCACCGGATTTCGTTGAATGAGAAACTCGTACTCATCGCGGGCACGCGGATTTTCCGGCGTACCTGTGGATAGCGGAACGGGATCAAGGCCGGCTGTGTAAGAATACAACATCATCAGGCCAACAAACAGCAAGGCTCCCGCCAAGAAAATAGCTGACTGTCGCATAACATCCTCTTGTATTGTTATGTCGTAAGAAATGAACTTTCTTGATGGGAAGCTACCACAACTTTGTGGCAGTACCGCCGGGAAAATCGTAGAGTTTAAGGTCGGATGCGGTGATCATTTTCGCCAGCATGAGAATTTGGCCGGTATGCATCGAGAAATGCTCGACAACGTGGTACATCGCTTCAAGGACTGTCACGCTATTTCCCTGTATTTCACGGACTTCGGCAAGCGTCGACGGGTTGAGCAATGCCAACACGCGGCACCCTTGCGATACGGTTCCTTCGAGTTTCGCAAGGAGTTCTGCACGGGGGATGGGCGAACGTTCGTTAAATTCTCTGTCTCTCTCTCGAATCACGGGTTGTTTCCCGACTCCGCCAACGATCCATTGATTGACATTTCCGGACAGGTGAAGAATCAGGTTACCAATGCTGTTCGATGCCTCGTTGGGCCGCCACCAGACTTGTTCATCCGTCAGCATTTCGACAACTGCCCGGATTCGAGGAAGGAAGTCGCGTTCGAGCAATTGAGTGGAATGAGTAATGAAAGATTGTGCAGTATCCATGGTTGCCACTTACGGCTTGAATCGGACGAGATAGGTACGGATGTTCGGGTCGTTCAACCCGACTTCGAAGTCGGCAATCCCTACGCCGCCAAGAGACTGATGCGCGCCGAAGATAACAGCGCAGCGCAGCCCGTTATCTTCCTGTATATCTTGTATAATTGCGGCGTGCCCAATCCACCTGCCGTTCCTTTTGTTCCAGTATTGAATGAAGTCTCCGGGCCTGGCTTCAGATGGTTGAATGATCTCCCCCTTGTTCATCTCGACCAGCGCAGTTTGAATCCCCCGAATCCTCTTATCGTCTTGATTGATGAGTCGGGGAAGGTTACTCCTGCGTCCGACATTGCTGATCAGAATTGCACGCCGCTCCTCGGCAGTCAACTCCCGTTTGAGCAATTGTTCCACGACCACCACAACAAACTGCACACAATTCACCTGCTTCCTGTGCGGGCGATGCCCGTATCTCCAGTTCTTGAAATCTGTTTCAGCCAGCCGGACGCTCACGAGCAGAGGATGCTCGGCTAAAGCCGATTCGAATGCAAAGAACAACGCAACGAAGCACAGAACAAAACGACAATTCATGTAACAAGTACCCCCGTTTCTTGAACTCCTTATTCTTCGCGTGCAGTTGTCACGACTCCGTTGGCTTTCTGCCAAGCCCTCCAACCCCCTGCCAACGAAAAGACGTTCGTGTATCCCATTTTCTGAAGATTATCTGACGACAGGGCGGAACGATATCCGCCTCCGCAATAGAGAACGATTTTCTTAGATTTATCCGGCACGGCCCGTTCAATCTCCCGTTCAATTATTCCTTTGCTCAGAAAGATTGCTCCTGCAATATGCGCTTCGTCCCTTTCATGTTCCTCGCGCGTGTCTATTAATACAAAATCATCGGCGTTTTCGAGGCCCTTCTGCACATCGTCAACGGTGGTTTCGCGCACACGGGTTTTGGCGTCGTTCACCAACGCGAGGAAGCCGGGACTGTGATTCATTGGTTAAAAAAGGGTATCGGGGAAGTTGTTGAAAAATGGTACGCAGAAGAATCGGAAACCGCAACAATCTGGCGCACATATCACAAAAAAAATCGGTCCCGCTACCTGTGCAACGGGACCGTCTATACTACTGGAGTCTTGAAAGCTGTTGCTAGCAGGCCTTTCCAGAGGCTCCTATGTTAATCTTCAAGATAGGATCACCTCGCTTTCCCAGGGCGACAACATCGTACCAGAAATTCCCCTGATCGAATCTCCGGCACAGCGTGATCTACGGCTGTAATCTATGATGAACAGAGTTGAAAGTCAACCCAATTTTTTCGAATGTGCTCCAGCGCTCACCAGTTTCCCGGAAGACCCGGCATCATTAACGATGCCGTGACGTCCGACATGGACAACTGTTTGCTGCAATGATCTGTTGTCGAAGTACTGTTTCAGTGTAAACCGAACCGAGCTGAACGCGATTTCCTTCCAGGGAATTTCGGGTTCGGAAAACAATGCCACTGCTTCTGTCTCCGCGCCGGGAGAGAAATCCGTTTTCGGTAATTCTGCAAGAAAGAACATGTACACTTGTGCAAAGTCGGGAATGCTGTACACCGAAAAAAGCCTGCCGATCACGACTTCTGCATTTGCCTCTTCGCGGGTCTCTCGCATTGCCCCCTCTTCAATCGTCTCGCCCTTCTCAAGAAATCCCGCAGGAAGGGTCCAGAATCCTTTTCGCGGTTCATTCGAACGTTTACACAGCAGGACTTTGTTTCCGCTTACCGGAAGGCAGCCCACAATGATCCGGGGATTCTCGTAATGGATTGTGTTGCATGCATCGCAAACATGGCGCTGTGTGTGGTCTCCTTCCGGAACTGCTAACCGGACAGGCTTGCCGCATGCGCTGCAGAATTTCATGTTACTTCTTCCATTCGAGGCGCGTTGCGCGCAAGGTAAAACCG
Encoded proteins:
- a CDS encoding DUF1572 family protein, which codes for MDTAQSFITHSTQLLERDFLPRIRAVVEMLTDEQVWWRPNEASNSIGNLILHLSGNVNQWIVGGVGKQPVIRERDREFNERSPIPRAELLAKLEGTVSQGCRVLALLNPSTLAEVREIQGNSVTVLEAMYHVVEHFSMHTGQILMLAKMITASDLKLYDFPGGTATKLW
- a CDS encoding sulfurtransferase, producing the protein MNHSPGFLALVNDAKTRVRETTVDDVQKGLENADDFVLIDTREEHERDEAHIAGAIFLSKGIIEREIERAVPDKSKKIVLYCGGGYRSALSSDNLQKMGYTNVFSLAGGWRAWQKANGVVTTAREE
- a CDS encoding NUDIX hydrolase — its product is MKFCSACGKPVRLAVPEGDHTQRHVCDACNTIHYENPRIIVGCLPVSGNKVLLCKRSNEPRKGFWTLPAGFLEKGETIEEGAMRETREEANAEVVIGRLFSVYSIPDFAQVYMFFLAELPKTDFSPGAETEAVALFSEPEIPWKEIAFSSVRFTLKQYFDNRSLQQTVVHVGRHGIVNDAGSSGKLVSAGAHSKKLG